A DNA window from Plasmodium brasilianum strain Bolivian I chromosome 12, whole genome shotgun sequence contains the following coding sequences:
- a CDS encoding AP2 domain transcription factor AP2-O5 yields MINYGEKKNIIESQKENGTTNLCKNGVFERVTDINESDIYESNDDNTKNKGVWYNARTKCWLACVKGSGRHLRVFSVKKHGFKKAKMLAVECKNATYYNYSNSVNNSASNSINNSINNSVNNSVNNSVNNSVNNSVNNSLDNSNNGNVEEKHKQRNYVSSELKIESNSNGNDYINNAYMNDLNYKNNKKSFEEKIEADTCVNSKNVVNVNYPQYTVVMNNDKLNMNGIYETTNRKRRYNTRRGNCKYYPDIEKENEKCNNNNKIYYKTGNNNINGNNNINGNNDAITNHNDNGIYNYNNSRSSRNNKNTNGRINNNINNDIYKILKDETDNLAYPEISYEKNDKYTHELNNNYIDNKNKKKKAKDKFSYLVKHDKNLYNINNNNSNNNNNDNNNNNNNTTTNNNNYNNYNNNYNYNNNNYNNNNYNNNNNNNNKSNNNSNNNNSNNYNNSNSNNYNNSNSNNYNNSNSNNNNNNNNNNSNNYNNSNNYNNSNSNNNNNNNYNNNNGNNSYGTHNTHHDGNYCNGGSHSYDGNAYNDRNNSYEKFQNNHSSCIITDKDFQMDSPEQTNEDIIYIKPLIYDYNENANKGKNNKYNNDNDCNFIFSNDYYSDYCYQNKEEYKANFIDLTREALALILQDLKKNVIPKIPVGIEKRERYSNSLRLCLKSAKFTKHINELEPYLELFSECIKNSKLPSHMELKDQLFYLDKL; encoded by the exons ATGATTAATTACggagaaaagaaaaacattattGAGAGTCAAAAAG AGAACGGAACGactaatttatgtaaaaacgGAGTATTCGAAAGGGTGACAGATATAAACGAATCAGATATTTACGAATCAAATGATGataacacaaaaaataaaggggTGTGGTATAATGCTAGAACGAAATGTTGGTTAGCGTGTGTGAAAGGAAGTGGAAGACACCTCCGAGTATTTTCAGTAAAAAAACATGGATTCAAAAAGGCTAAAATGTTAGCCGTAGAATGCAAAAATGCAACCTATTACAATTATAGCAATAGCGTTAATAATAGCGCAAGCAATAGTATTAACAATAGCATAAACAACAGCGTGAATAACAGCGTGAATAACAGCGTGAATAACAGCGTGAACAACAGCGTGAACAACAGTTTggataatagcaataatggAAATGTCGAAGAGAAACATAAGCAAAGAAATTATGTTTCGAGtgaattaaaaattgaaagtAACAGCAATGGaaatgattatataaataatgcatatatgAACGATCTTAATTACAAGAATAATAAGAAATCTTTTGAAGAGAAAATAGAAGCAGATACATGCgttaatagtaaaaatgtaGTTAATGTGAATTACCCGCAATATACGGTTGTTATgaataatgataaattaaatatgaacGGAATATATGAAACAACAAATAGAAAGAGAAGATATAACACACGAAGGGGGAACTGTAAGTATTACCCGGAtatagaaaaggaaaatgaaaaatgtaacaataacaacaaaatttattataaaactggtaataataatatcaatggtaataataatatcaatGGCAATAACGACGCAATTACAAATCATAATGATAATGgcatttataattataataacagTCGAAGCAGCCGTAATAATAAGAACACGAATggtagaataaataataatataaataatgatatatataagatcCTAAAAGACGAAACAGATAATCTTGCATACCCCGAAATTTCTTACGAAAAGAACGATAAATACACACATGAattgaataataattatatagataataaaaacaaaaaaaagaaagctaAAGATAAATTTAGTTACCTTGTAAAACATGACAAGaatttgtataatattaataataataatagtaataataataataatgataataataataataataataatactactactaataataataattataataattataataataattataattataataataataattataataataataattataataataataataataataataataagagtaataataatagtaataataataatagtaataactataataatagtaatagtaataactataataatagtaatagtaataactataataatagtaatagtaataataataataataataataataataatagtaataactataataatagtaataactataataatagtaatagtaataataataataataataattataataataataatggtaataacAGCTATGGCACCCATAACACGCACCACGATGGGAATTACTGTAATGGTGGAAGCCATAGCTACGATGGAAATGCATATAATGATAGAAATAACAGCTACGAGAAATTCCAAAACAACCATAGCAGTTGCATAATAACTGACAAAGATTTTCAAATGGATTCCCCTGAACAAACAAATGaagatataatttatataaaacccCTCATTTATGATTACAATGAAAATGCaaacaaaggaaaaaataataaatacaataacGATAATgattgtaattttattttttcaaatgattATTATTCAGATTACTGTTaccaaaataaagaagaatataAAGCAAATTTTATAGATTTAACTAGAGAAGCGTTAGCATTAATTTTACaagacttaaaaaaaaatgttattccAAAAATACCTGTTGGTATAGAAAAGAGAGAAAGATATTCCAATTCTTTACGCTTATGTTTAAAAAGTGCAAAATTTACAAAACACATTAATGAATTAGAGCCTTATCTCGAGTTATTCAGCGAATGTATTAAGAATAGCAAATTGCCAAGCCACATGGAATTAAAGGATCAGTTGTTTTACTTAGATAAGTTGTAA
- a CDS encoding crossover junction endonuclease MUS81, protein MEDNNYMKKLANRKIRRNYSIHPENIIFYDYFNSLKRKALAQGHNNLVISFKKIISSILKYPLPIKNSLDAYKLKGVGKRFSYYFEKALSQTKEENRYNNVNDKNGSSSGHLLRISNHINKVINNADNFIRELDDELYNIRIIGESSEDSILRNIKEIEKDYSNSNNSRLSDNTIYRNKSFLECEEKSTKRSISFAKERRKNNSNNKSTLCQKSKRIELNDFEKTVLTFLDTYGHLYNEGAMSKEEITIGFLKSYRNSVNINFRTLRRLIKLEYIEKVEIFDNNSCNISTTFSISKAKKSKLKVVSKIKLTPKGKHYLEHLDHVEYLQQKKSNLQEEIVFTKEERNKTSEKENNGDKKNILSDMLSSEENFENAENVSTRIKKLEEWMKKENTYSNKENDIDLVNCDKASEKHFDISSFVTDDLNGYDIQSIDSSEEWKELNRKYGTSKYNTKREYQKNNDKSEKEYTYSSSAYTNYSISFGVTTKTEVNNCNNKERINSENEEDFIVDKNNNEGSSHNLHNLYVKKKKQDKSDNINLNFELKKKEINKKLKSSLKDRLQSRIMNMNKQKSNSSVLWSNVSKWNDFYDNYKLDGNGNGKGKKLTKLLFNHENKDEIINENRDERNDHGGHDTKKCTNDDTNTINKNGMNCISHCIIPNMDNNKVKLNGAEKSVDKEYKNNKSVLPSYNKTEQLSYYSGDWCKINYDINENIISYDKKDEKKENTKGYYLDRDTVRSQEKGILEYCKSENCNNQNCTKDNCTIENCSTKNYSIANYNTENYNTEMNSSLMKGISVLKKFGPNNKDNVTISDKQNIVDLIDLSDEASNNTIRSYASTDKYKRRPENCKMKKRNASNEEGKIKEDTRKKKRRKKKGEVKEEAEEMTEVGKEKEEMLKRKGIKGKNIHEINVKDKDLKDKDVKNKDVKGIDVGIGIEKDHISEGKGENKDCHVRYGPFEIVMVIDNRDVSGASYEQNEKMKKIFNNYKVKYITRNLPLGDIIWLCRRTIYYKKNSSKKISRKNKKKFKGEYERVTNEKKYGGILNNGSSGNDNNNNINRNKGNEEESGEEMKVKGDKEAAEQEVKDDEEIEYEEYVLKWIVERKTLNDLSASIVDGRYDEQKYRLMRSREIYHIIYLIENSNNSFKNYMNSTKVPYEMLTNAQHSTQLVNGFSILNSENMKHTFFLLCEMHIQIIQNIKEYCHIGENEYILHSDKLSLYLKNNASLWDHWNNESKKSKNNIVKEVFGKQLRLINMCGSEATELILSLWPTPFKLYEALNKYTYDGILAEKIKRIYLKNRDIIGKKRVKSPIDTQLIAQLRQMYAPDSI, encoded by the exons ATGGAAGATAATAACTATATGAAAAAGCTAGCgaatagaaaaattagaagGAATTACAGTATACACcctgaaaatataattttttatgactACTTTAACAGTTTAAAACGGAAAGCACTGGCGCAAGGTCACAATAATTTggttatttcttttaaaaaaattattagttctattttaaaatacCCATTACCTATTAAGAATAGCCTGGAcgcatataaattaaaaggcGTAGGTAAGCGTTTTTCTTACTATTTTGAAAAGGCCTTATCACAAACCAAAGAAGAAAATAGGTATAATAATGTCAATGACAAGAATGGTTCTTCCAGTGGACATTTGTTACGCATTAGCAATCACATAAATAAAGTTATTAACAATGCAGATAACTTTATAAGGGAGTTAGATGATGAGctttataatataagaataattgGGGAATCGTCAGAAGATAGCATTTTAAGaaacataaaagaaatagaaaaggaCTACTcgaatagtaataatagtagat TATCAgataatacaatatatagaaataaatcATTCTTAGAATGTGAAGAAAAATCTACAAAAAGGAGCATTTCCTTTGCAAAGGaacgaagaaaaaataattccaataataaaagtacatTGTGCCAGAAGAGCAAAAGGATAGAATTAAATGATTTTGAAAAAACTGTTCTCACTTTTCTAGATACATATGGTCATTTATATAACGAGGGTGCAATGAGCAAAGAAGAAATAACTATCGGGTTTTTAAAATCTTATAGAAATTCggtaaatattaattttaggACCTTACGTAGgctaataaaattagaatataTTGAGAAAGTGGAAATCTTCGACAATAATTCATGTAATATTTCTACCACTTTTTCTATATCTAaggcaaaaaaaagtaaattaaaagTTGTTAGCAAGATTAAATTGACACCAAAAGGAAAACATTATTTGGAGCATTTGGATCATGTGGAGTACTTGCAGCAGAAAAAGAGTAACTTACAAGAAGAAATTGTTTTTACAAAAGAGGAAAGAAACAAAACAtcagaaaaggaaaataatggcgacaaaaaaaatatcttatCTGACATGTTAAGTTCAGAAGAAAATTTTGAGAATGCTGAAAATGTATCAAcgagaattaaaaaattagaagaatggatgaaaaaagaaaatacttATAGTAATAAGGAAAATGATATTGACCTCGTAAATTGTGATAAAGCGAGTGAGAAACATTTTGATATATCTTCGTTTGTTACAGATGATCTTAATGGATATGACATACAATCGATAGACAGTAGTGAAGAATGGAAAGAgttaaatagaaaatatggtacaagtaaatataatacgAAAAGAGaataccaaaaaaataatgataaatctGAAAAGGAATATACATACAGTTCTTCAGCATACACTAATTATAGTATATCATTTGGAGTTACTACTAAGACAGAAGtgaataattgtaataataaggAGAGAATAAATTCGGAGAATGAAGAAGATTTTATAgtggataaaaataataacgaGGGTAGTTCACacaatttacataatttatatgttaagaagaaaaaacaagACAAAAgtgataatattaatttaaattttgaattaaaaaaaaaagaaattaataaaaagctAAAATCAAGTCTCAAAGATAGGTTACAAAGTAGAATTATGAACATGAACAAACAAAAGAGTAATTCTAGTGTATTATGGAGTAACGTATCAAAGTGGAATGACTTTTACGATAATTACAAATTAGATGGCAATGGAAATGGTAAGGGAAAAAAACTAACTAAGTTGTTGTTCAATCATGAGAACAAGGATGAgattattaatgaaaatagaGATGAAAGAAATGATCATGGGGGACATGATAcgaaaaaatgtacaaatgaTGATACTAAtactattaataaaaatggaatgaATTGCATTAGTCATTGTATTATACCAAATATGGATAATaacaaagtaaaattaaacgGAGCTGAAAAATCAGTAGATAAAGAATACAAGAATAACAAATCAGTTCTACCATCTTATAATAAGACAGAACAGCTATCTTATTATAGTGGAGATTGgtgcaaaataaattacgacattaatgaaaatataattagtTACGATaaaaaggatgaaaaaaaagaaaacacaAAAGGTTATTACCTTGACAGAGATACTGTAAGAAGTCAGGAAAAGGGAATTCTTGAATATTGCAAATCtgaaaattgtaataatcaAAATTGTACAAAAGATAACTGTACCATTGAAAATTGTAGCACTAAAAATTATAGCATTGCAAATTATAACACTGAAAATTATAACACTGAAATGAATTCATCACTAATGAAGGGTATATCCGTACTTAAGAAATTTGGTccaaataataaagataatgTAACAATTAGtgataaacaaaatattgtGGACCTAATTGATTTGTCAGATGAAGCATCAAATAATACTATAAGAAGCTATGCATCTACTGATAAGTACAAACGGAGACCTGAAAACTGCAAgatgaagaaaagaaatgcTTCAAATGAAGAAGGTAAAATAAAGGAGGACacgagaaaaaagaaaagaaggaagaaaaaagggGAAGTAAAAGAAGAAGCAGAGGAGATGACAGAAGTGGGAAAGGAGAAAGAGGAAATGTTGAAAAGGAAAGGAATAAAAGGTAAAAACATACatgaaataaatgtaaaggATAAGGACTTGAAGGACAAAGACGTAAAGAACAAAGATGTAAAGGGCATAGACGTAGGTATTGGTATAGAAAAGGACCATATAAGCGAAggaaaaggagaaaataaGGATTGTCATGTTAGGTACGGGCCATTCGAAATTGTTATGGTGATTGATAATAGAGATGTGTCAGGTGCAAGctatgaacaaaatgaaaaaatgaaaaaaatttttaacaattacaaagtaaaatatataactagAAATTTACCATTAGGTGACATTATATGGTTATGTAGGAgaacaatatattataagaaaaattcgtcaaaaaaaataagtcgaaaaaataagaagaaatTTAAAGGTGAATATGAAAGGGTAActaatgaaaagaaatatggGGGCATCTTAAATAATGGTAGCAGTGGTAAcgacaataataataacatcaACAGAAATAAGGGAAACGAAGAGGAAAGTGGAGAAGAAATGAAAGTAAAGGGAGATAAAGAGGCAGCAGAACAGGAAGTTAAAGATGATGAAGAAATAGAATACGAGGAATACGTTTTAAAATGGATTGTTGAAAGAAAAACTCTAAACGATTTAAGTGCTAGCATAGTTGATGGAAGGTATGACGAACAAAAATATCGTTTAATGAGATCAAGagaaatatatcatataatatatttaatagaaaatagtaataattctttcaagaattatatgaattCTACGAAAGTACCATATGAAATGTTAACGAATGCACAACATAGCACTCAGCTAGTTAACGGTTTTTCTATATTGAACAGCGAAAATATGAAACATACCTTCTTTTTACTGTGTGAAATGCATATacaaattatacaaaatataaaagaatattgtCATATAGGAGAGAATGAATATATACTACATAGTGATAAGTTATctttatacttaaaaaataatgcttCATTATGGGATCATTGGAATAATGAATCTAAAAAATCCAAAAACAATATTGTTAAGGAGGTATTTGGTAAGCAGCTAAgacttataaatatgtgtggATCTGAAGCCACTGAACTTATTTTATCCCTGTGGCCAACACCTTTCAAATTATATGAAGCACTTaataagtatacatatgaTGGTATACTTGCTGAAAAGATTAAACgaatttacttaaaaaatcgTGATATCATAGGTAAAAAAAGAGTCAAGTCTCCCATTGATACACAA TTGATAGCACAATTGAGGCAAATGTATGCACCTGACTCAATTTAA
- a CDS encoding hypothetical protein (conserved Plasmodium protein) — translation MNALKLAIINLNLSKMVAKKKDVKGILKKKVVKNAGKLAKVKTVKIKGAVSNKQKIKSKKLISKKEKGAKTKKEAPTKKKVMKKANVKKAIKKKKLEFNHDLMNQVVCKNCLSSDIETNEGQGEVICLRCGAVLEENKIVESLEFVENNNGAISMVGQFIPSSGNKSFILSWGIRESREISLQKGYVNIQKIADNLHLSSQHIEAAQRIYLMALQRNFTMGRNNSYVAASCLYTICRREKSPIMLIDFSDILQTPVKPLGKTFLKLLRLLHINVPNIDPSLFLERFAHKLNLKNDIYKVTYTGIKLIQAMTRDWISTGRRPTGLCGAALLISTRMHGIPINSNTIANIVRISNPTIIKRLSEFKNTNTAKIKASEFDSISINDIPSSTIPPCVISYNKRKLKYEIIEKNKTLSLLHSEEQFTASTKSLYDSENLTEEVYTPKILDDSSSLRNSVINTIYDDVYNDADTCNNFSFVDNHSSCNELEYCTTVSCAVSEGRDIERDKQGEEQREREMQKGAEEGRERERTDLVNNIAQKKNQESGILSNSGINLEEICNDNPEGNDIDNLALKIMNTISIEGSCDKLKINNNFAKSKAGKACSNGVTTSSTGSIGSISTTGSINEKEHDNVEREYMKQKGEEKDVDALSMKSVFSIPNTNKMSDLEYSITTSPILDKDNELNKSNITCAYSCKNFANADEIREPQNISKLHNAMNSNSCSDFTGFDGCSTTYQLDNLSRSSKTNLFEEECSNKGSELTDNNFYCSTLKETVNSELSSVLNDVDEFNYLECNNIQGKNINNTEIGCSDNIFNGLKSANNVSSALTDLSYFFENNSNCTNDQSVNFNSNSDTSIEPDDETLSDIYDSEMENIMLSEKEKEIKMLIWDDMMKNYLPHLSKQLRKKKKRNNTDNTTNGKNKMRNKQKKKVDDLQDTQSTGDSVLRALEKSDRNLSGKINYQVLKSLFSS, via the exons ATGAATGCGCTAAAATTAGCAATT ATAAATTTAAACTTATCAAAAATGGTAGCAAAGAAAAAAGACGTTAAAGGaatccttaaaaaaaaagtagttaAGAATGCAGGAAAATTAGCAAAAGTAAAAACGGTAAAAATTAAGGGAGCTGTTTCAAATAAGCAGAAGATCAAGTCCAAAAAATT AATTAGCAAAAAAGAGAAAGGTgccaaaacaaaaaaggaagcgccaaccaaaaaaaaggtaatgAAGAAAGCCAATGTCAAAAAAgctattaaaaagaaaaa GTTAGAGTTTAACCATGATTTAA TGAATCAAGTTGTGTGCAAGAATTGCTTAAGCTCAGATATTGAAACGAATGAAGGGCAAGGAGAAGTTATTTGCTTAAGATGTGGAGCAGTTTTagaagaaaacaaaatagtagAATCTTTGGAATTTGTGGAAAATAACAATGGTGCTATTTCAATG GTTGGTCAGTTCATCCCGTCGAGTGGAAACAAGTCGTTCATATTGTCATGGGGCATAAGAGAAAGCAGGGAAATATCACTGCAAAAAGGTTATGTAAACATTCAGAAGATAGCCgataatttacatttatcaAGTCAGCATATCGAAGCAGCACaaagaatttatttaatgGCATTACAAAGAAATTTTACCATGGGTAGAAATAATTCCTATGTTGCTGCATCTTGTTTATACACAATATGTAGGAGGGAAAAATCTCCTATCATGTTAATAGATTTTAGTGATATATTACAAACACCTGTAAAACCTTTAggaaaaacttttttaaaattattaagatTATTACATATCAATGTTCCAAACATAGATCCCTCTTTATTCTTAGAAAGATTTGCTCATAAACTTAATTTAAagaatgatatatataaagttacTTATACAGGTATCAAACTCATTCAAGCGATGACAAGAGATTGGATAAGTACAGGTAGAAGACCAACAGGTTTATGTGGTGCTGCTCTTTTAATATCAACAAGGATGCATGGTATTCCAATTAATTCGAATACGATAGCTAACATTGTTAGAATTTCAAATCctactattattaaaagattgtcagaatttaaaaataccAATACTGCTAAAATTAAAGCTAGCGAATTTGATTCAATCAGTATTAATGATATACCTTCAAGTACTATACCTCCATGTGTTATTTcgtataataaaagaaaattaaaatatgaaataatagaaaaaaataaaacattatcCTTGCTTCACTCCGAAGAACAGTTTACTGCTAGTACAAAATCGTTATATGATTCAGAGAATCTAACGGAAGAAGTATACACGCCAAAAATTCTCGATGACAGTAGTTCATTGCGCAATAGTGTTATTAATACCATATATGATGATGTCTATAATGATGCTGATACTTGTAATAACTTTTCTTTTGTGGATAACCACTCATCTTGTAATGAGCTAGAATATTGCACTACGGTTAGTTGTGCTGTGAGTGAGGGTAGGGATATCGAAAGGGATAAGCAAGGGGAAGAACAAAGGGAAAGGGAAATGCAAAAGGGAGCGGAAGAGGGAAGAGAGAGGGAAAGAACGGACCTAGTAAATAATATAgcacaaaagaaaaatcaaGAAAGTGGGATTTTATCGAATAGTGGAATAAATTTAGAAGAAATATGTAATGACAATCCTGAGGGAAATGATATAGATAATTTagcattaaaaattatgaacactATTAGTATAGAAGGGAGTTGTGACAAgctcaaaataaataataattttgcaaaaaGTAAAGCAGGCAAGGCTTGCAGTAATGGTGTTACTACTAGTAGTACAGGTAGTATTGGCAGTATTAGCACCACTGGCAGcattaatgaaaaagagcACGATAACGTAGAAAGGGAGTATATGAAACAGAAAGGGGAAGAAAAGGATGTGGATGCCTTATCCATGAAATCCGTTTTTTCAATTCCTAATACAAACAAAATGTCAGATTTAGAGTATTCAATAACTACTTCACCCATTTTAGACAAAGacaatgaattaaataaaagtaatataacGTGTGCATATAGttgtaaaaattttgcaaACGCAGATGAAATAAGGGAGCCCCAAAATATTAGTAAACTTCATAATGCTATGAATAGTAATAGTTGTAGTGATTTTACAGGCTTTGATGGTTGCAGTACTACTTATCAGTTAGATAATCTAAGCCGTAGTAGCAAAACGAATTTATTTGAAGAAGAATGTTCAAACAAAGGTAGCGAATTGACagataacaatttttattgcTCTACCCTGAAAGAAACTGTAAACTCAGAGCTAAGTAGTGTACTTAATGATGTAGATGAATTTAACTATTTagaatgtaataatatacaaggtaaaaatataaataatacagaAATTGGATGTAGTGACAATATCTTCAATGGATTGAAGAGTGCGAACAATGTTAGCAGTGCTCTAACCGACTTGAGCTATTTCTTTGAAAATAACTCTAATTGTACCAATGACCAAAGTGTTAACTTCAATTCAAACTCAGATACATCGATAGAACCTGATGATGAAACATTAAGCGACATTTATGATAGTGAAATGGAGAATATTATGTTAtctgaaaaggaaaaggaaataaaaatgctcATATGGGATGACatgatgaaaaattatttaccaCATTTATCAAAACagttgagaaaaaaaaagaaaagaaataatactGATAATACTacgaatggaaaaaataaaatgagaaacaaacaaaaaaaaaaagtagatgATCTTCAGGATACTCAATCAACAGGAGATTCTGTTTTGAGGGCTCTTGAAAAATCAGACAGAAATCTTTCTGGGAAAATTAATTACCAAGTATTGAAATCTCTTTTTTCCTCttga